A DNA window from Chitinibacter fontanus contains the following coding sequences:
- a CDS encoding LysE family translocator, which yields MDTMLTGFLLSISLCLDIGIVNVAIIDVTLKYGRKAGLWMGLGSCFGDLFYALLAIAGMSFLLQFVWVQWLTWLGGGSLLLWLAFKMAREALRDATQTETTHPALPSRRHLFGRGLTLAMASPTSILWFAAVGGTLIAQATDGSWLSTVDFLIGFFAGGVAWTLFIALGAHHGGQTMGTRFKQGCHIVSALLYIYFAFIVIRNGYLALLN from the coding sequence ATGGATACAATGCTGACTGGTTTTTTATTGTCAATTTCACTATGCCTTGATATTGGCATTGTGAATGTGGCAATTATTGACGTAACACTCAAATATGGCCGCAAAGCGGGTTTGTGGATGGGCCTTGGCTCATGTTTTGGCGATTTGTTTTACGCGCTGCTCGCGATTGCTGGCATGAGCTTTTTGCTGCAGTTTGTCTGGGTACAATGGCTAACCTGGCTCGGTGGCGGCTCACTATTGCTGTGGCTGGCGTTCAAAATGGCGCGCGAAGCGCTGCGTGATGCGACCCAAACCGAAACCACTCACCCCGCGCTCCCCAGCCGCCGGCATTTATTTGGTCGCGGCTTAACGCTGGCAATGGCCTCGCCAACTTCGATTTTGTGGTTTGCTGCCGTTGGCGGCACACTGATTGCACAAGCCACCGATGGCAGTTGGCTCAGCACAGTTGATTTCCTGATCGGTTTTTTCGCTGGCGGCGTGGCGTGGACATTGTTTATCGCATTGGGCGCACATCACGGTGGCCAAACGATGGGCACACGTTTTAAACAGGGCTGCCATATTGTCTCGGCGCTGCTGTATATCTATTTTGCCTTTATCGTCATCCGCAATGGCTATCTGGCCTTGCTCAACTGA
- a CDS encoding TrkH family potassium uptake protein gives MTLSQRLLPTVNVLARVSALFSLSIIVPIGVAWFNNDAGLWPFVDALTGLLIVSLSTIALTHKYKREMRSRDGFVLVVGVWSLLPAVAAVPLLLFNPQTSFTDAYFETMSALTTTGATVFTGLDHLPPSINLWRHLLNWLGGMGIIVLAVAILPLLGVGGMQLFKAETPGPIKDSKLTPRIHETARNLWLIYAGLTLVCTLLLKYLGGVSWLDAVCHAFAAMCLGGFSTHDASVGYFNSPVVEGILIVFMVLAATNFATHYFALSGRKLSVYLKDSEFKAMLLLLITSILACAGYLYWQNTYPAYLTAVRHVAFNLVSLATDSGFASVDFAQWPIFVPLVMLFLSCITACAGSTGGGIKMIRTIIQVREVTRQMSSLLHPQGVHPLRVNGQIVPNSVLFSVMGFVFIYFASIVGLTFVLLLSGLDFLSSFSAIIACINNAGPGLGVVGPASNYGVLTDFQTWVCSFTMLLGRLEIFSVLILFTSAFWRN, from the coding sequence ATGACGCTGTCACAACGCCTGCTGCCCACGGTCAATGTACTGGCCCGTGTATCAGCCCTGTTCTCGCTCTCTATCATCGTGCCGATTGGCGTAGCCTGGTTCAATAACGACGCGGGTTTGTGGCCATTTGTTGACGCGTTAACTGGCTTGCTGATCGTCAGCCTGAGCACGATTGCACTCACCCACAAATACAAGCGTGAAATGCGCTCGCGTGATGGTTTCGTATTGGTCGTTGGGGTCTGGAGCTTGCTACCCGCCGTTGCCGCAGTCCCCCTGCTGCTGTTTAACCCGCAAACCAGTTTTACCGATGCCTACTTTGAAACCATGTCGGCGCTGACCACTACCGGTGCCACGGTATTCACTGGGCTAGATCACTTACCACCCTCGATTAATCTATGGCGACACCTGCTGAACTGGCTAGGGGGTATGGGTATCATCGTATTGGCTGTAGCCATTTTGCCGCTATTAGGTGTAGGGGGTATGCAGTTATTCAAAGCTGAAACACCTGGCCCGATTAAAGATAGCAAACTCACTCCGCGCATCCATGAAACAGCACGCAATTTATGGCTAATCTACGCAGGGCTTACTCTGGTCTGCACTCTACTGCTGAAATATCTGGGCGGCGTGAGCTGGCTAGATGCGGTATGTCATGCCTTTGCCGCCATGTGTCTGGGCGGCTTTTCTACGCACGATGCCAGCGTAGGGTACTTTAATTCGCCCGTTGTCGAAGGCATTCTGATTGTATTTATGGTGCTGGCCGCCACCAATTTTGCCACCCATTATTTTGCGCTGTCAGGTCGTAAATTGTCGGTTTACCTGAAGGACAGTGAGTTCAAAGCCATGCTGCTGCTGCTAATAACCAGCATCTTGGCCTGCGCGGGCTATTTGTACTGGCAAAACACCTACCCCGCCTATTTAACAGCTGTACGTCATGTGGCATTTAATCTGGTGTCTTTAGCGACTGATAGCGGCTTTGCTAGCGTCGATTTTGCCCAATGGCCTATTTTTGTCCCACTGGTGATGCTGTTCCTCTCATGTATCACTGCCTGCGCTGGCTCGACGGGCGGCGGGATTAAGATGATTCGCACCATCATTCAGGTGCGAGAAGTAACACGTCAAATGTCGAGCTTGCTGCATCCACAAGGCGTACATCCACTGCGCGTCAATGGGCAGATTGTGCCCAACTCGGTGCTGTTCTCGGTAATGGGCTTTGTGTTTATCTATTTTGCCAGCATCGTCGGGCTGACCTTCGTGCTGCTACTATCGGGGCTAGATTTTCTCAGCAGTTTTTCGGCCATTATCGCTTGCATCAACAATGCAGGCCCAGGCTTGGGTGTCGTTGGCCCCGCCAGTAATTATGGCGTACTGACCGACTTCCAAACTTGGGTATGCAGTTTCACCATGTTACTTGGTCGTTTGGAAATTTTTTCGGTGCTGATCTTATTTACCAGCGCGTTCTGGCGTAACTAA